TTGATGTGGTAAAAATGTATGAACCAAAAGAGGCCCTGCATTTTGGCACCAGGGGCCTGGACCGAAAAATGGATATACGAAGAGTTGACGAAGGACATGAAGGTGAACCTTTATACCAGGCCGGGACAAAGAAAAAAGTAAGCCTAACCGTACCAACGGAGAGCAACGGAAGAGTCAGAATATCGGAACTAAGGAAATCTTTGGCAAAGGCTCTTGATATAGACGCAAACACTATCGAATCTCCCCAGCTGGCTTTGGAAATGCTTTCAGTAGCCGGAGAATGTGAATTTAAATATGGAGGGAATTCCAATAACTATAAACTTTGAAAGTTGTGGTTATAAAACATAAGGAAAATGAAATGAGTATTCTGTTTGTCCCCATGGCAATAGAGGCTTATATGACAAATAACGAAAACAGCAAGCAAAAAGAGATAGCTTCCATTGCACCGGATTATACAAAACTGAAAAATAAAACTCAGCTGGGCGGAAAACTGGAGCCCAGGGCATTTGAGACTTCCGTTCCGCTGGAAGCCGGCGTTCATTTGCATTTTATTCTTCCCGATGCTTTGACTCATGCCGTTACTCTGGAAGAGGGAAGTTTGAAGTATCCGCGTGTACCCAACCGCTGGCTGGTTACAAGGCTTTTCACAGGCAGTAAGATACAAAGTAAAAGCTGGATAGTTGAAAGCGACTATCTGGGGCTTGATAATAAAAACAGTGTAACAGTTCCTTTCTTATCGGATAAGGATTTTCCCTATCGATTCATTGGCCGCTCTTACCCCACAGAGGAATCGCCCGCAGCAGGAGACACGTATCTTGAAGAACTGACGGCCATCGGGCCTGGAGATTCAAGTTTTGCAGCATACTATCCGAGTTGCCGCACTGTTTTCGGCTTTCATGACAAGCTGGAAGACGTTGCTTCCGGTGACCTGACCTATTTTGTAATGGGATATTATGCGGATGAAAAAAATGACCCTTTATATCACCTCAGCGAGGGGGAATACAATCAATATGTGACGGAGAATTGCTGGTCCGTGTCAGGACCTCAGGCTGAGAAGATGATCTGTCATGGCATGGTCCACACAGTGCCGTGGCGGGGAGTAAAGGCTGAGTATCCTTCGAACACACCGACAGGTGAAATTAATATAGCGATAGGAAATACTTCCGTTGAGGCATTGTCCTCCCTGATAGCAAACCAGTTGTGCGATGAGAAAAAGGATGTTCTGGAGCGTTTTTTGACAATGATGCAATATGACTTGTTACATTATTCTGAAGGCATTGATGCTGTGGCAGAGGTTGAAAACCACATTCATGCCAAAGAATTTGAGCCGGAAGAAGGGGGATCCCTATGGCATATTCGCCTGAAGGGCACGGATAATGATGAATCTGGGCCGAAAGTGAGAATCCCAAAGGGTACAGGCACACAACTTACCCTGCTTAACAAGGCCCAGGCCGATTATGACGGTCTTTGTTATGCGCTCCAATCAGAAAGACAGCGCTTGTTCAGCAGCTGGCAGCGATATGTAAGAAGGATTGAAGAGCCTCCGGCTCCATGGGAAAAAACAACGCCCTCAAAAGAAGACATTGAAAAAGAAATCAGGCGTTTATGCGATACCATTGACAAGCTAAAAAGCAATATTGAGGACGCTGAGCATGATGTAAAAAAAGCTGAAAAGGCACTTGAAGACATTATTGCACCGGTAAAGGACAGAATAATTCTGGAAAAAGCGGTTAGGGAGCCGTTTTATCATGCAAAGCCTCCTGTCTTATTATTCGGTGGCGCCGGTATCAGCCGTCAGTATGCCTATGGTGAAGACGGACGCTTTGCAAAAGACGGCACGCTCTTGTGCAGAACATCTTTGATTGAGGGCCTGGACGGAACGGACCTGTGTCTGGAGGAAAAGGATATTTTATCGTATTGCGATATATCAGAAAATTTACCCCCGGAATATAAGGACCTCTTTTGCGAAGTCGTCTGCCTAAGTCCTGATCTATTGGCCGAGATTGAGAAAAAAAAAGGCGTACAAGAGTTGAACGCCAGGGGGCTGGCGCCTTCACCCATTGGATATGCCCCATGGCGGCAGCCCTGGATTTCACTGTTTATGGAATGGAGTATGATATGGTCGCCTACAAGAACCTCAATCCAGCCTGAGAACTCTTTTAATGGGTGGCAGTTTTCCGATATGGACTATGAATATTCAGGTAATCCTCCGACACCGGAAACTAGCTATACCGGACGAACGATCCTGACTCCTCATTCGACTTTGCTCCTTGAGTACGTGTTTAAAAAGAATATAGAGCGTTATAAATCAGATGAACAACTGTACAAAAAGCTGAAAGAAACAGTCGAAAAGACCAAAGATCTGGCGATTTTGTCACAACAATTAAGCGGATTATGGACACAGTTCCTCTCTCTGGAGGAAACCTTACAGCTGCCTATTATTGAAAAAGATGATGACGCTGACGTTACCAGAGAGATTATTCCCAGGATGGAAGATGCATTGCCTATGACGCTTGCCTTCGATATTCCATTCTATCCGATAAGGGCTGGGTTTTTACGGGTAAATAATGTGAATATTGTCAATTCTTTCGGTATTCGCCAGCGTGTCGCCTCAACCCTCAAAAAAACCTTCTTCTCCGAAGAATTGCTTCATGATATTGAAGGTAAGGGGATGTTTCCTCCCCGTTTTATCCAGGGGGCCAGGCTCAATTTTGACTGGATTAGCAGTGATGATCCTGATATTGTCAGCTGTATCGATCCTTCAACCTCGCCGGTATGTTGCTTTCTATATCCTGATTTTCTGAATCATGCCCTGTCGGTATATGAATCGAACGGTCTGTTTAAGGGAAGATTAAAACTGGTATACCGCGAATCACTTCCAGAGGTTCGCTGGGGCAGCGCTCCGGGAGAAGCGTCCGATTTTGAAAGTGTATCGTTTCAATGTGAACACACGAGAAAGTTTTTAAAGGCGCTGCTTCAGTATAACGACAACAAAGACCCTGCCTTTTACGGGTTCATGTATGTTATTGAAAAGAAGATGGCGGCAATCTGTACATACAGTGATTGCCAGGATATTTTTGCCTTATGGAGCCGCCCGCTGGTGCTGGCAAGAGCGAGACTGTCACTGGATATATTGGGAGAACCAGCATATTCCGAAAAATCCGAAGATTTCGGAAAGAAACAGAGCTACGGTTATGAAAAAACAGAAGTCCCAATTTTTATTGGCGATAGTTCATGTTCAAGGGATGGGGCATTGGGATTTTTCCCTGATTCGGAAGATCCGTATAAAACGATGCATTGCATATACAAAACTGAAAAAATACCAGTTGCAACCGATTATTTAAACTATGATTCCGGGCTTTGTGTATCACCTGCAAGGAATTCGGATACATGTTTTTCACTTCTTATGGAAGCCGGATCTGAAGCGGTCTTTAGATCCGGAATACTTCCGTCATGTAAACGAAGCATTTTGCCTGAGCATGTAGAAAAGGTCCTTTCAACACTGGATTTCTCATTTGAGGTTACTCCGATCATCACTGATATGGATACTATTCGTTTGCCTCTTTTTTCAAAAGAAAATACAAGCTGGACATGGTATCGGCGGGAACAAGAGGCTTATTCTGATGCAGGCCCTGTCAGCGAACCAAGGAATGTATTTGCAGACACAAATCCGGTGTATCTCGAAGGATTTTTAAAGCGAAGGGAGCAGGAAAAATGAGCGCTTCTGACTATATTATCAAATGCAGCATAACTCCTCCGCAGCTTGTATATATTCATGAAAGAACCTTAGACAATGAGTTCTGCATTGAGTTCGAAAAGGTTCCTGTGGCTTATGGCCATAATGACGCGGAAGCTATTAAGGATACGAGTTTTATTAAGGAAGAACGATCGGGTGCGGCAATTTATATCAAACTTGGCCTGGGCGATGAAATCGATGACTTATGTACTGCCGAGCTTGCCGCACAGCTAAGTTTTACAACACTTGAGGGCGACGGCTGGGAAATGGAGTGGTCTGCCATAAATAAATGTTTTATTATTTATCCGCCGGATGATTTCAATTTTCCGGATTCATATCGCGCTTCTTTCAGAAGTAACGGATTTTACACAGAGGCAAAAGAGGGCGCTGCGACACTTGAAGCATATGTTGTAAATTTTCCTGATGTAAGCACAAAAATAGTGGCAGTAAACATCTACAAACGCTATCCGATTGCGTTTGACTATTTTAGGGCGGAACCAGAGCCTGTTGAGATTGGCGGTGAGACAACACTTTCATGGCGCGTGCTTAACGTAAAAAAGTGTTACATCGATGATATCGGCCAGGTTGATACCGAAGGTTCCATGAACGTGACCATTGATTCCCCAAAGAACTTTCTTCTAAAGGCTGAAAACGATATGGGGATAACTGATCAGACTGAAAAGAAGGTTGGCTGCGTGAAGCCTTCCATTCAGTTCTCAGCGGATTCAACCTGGTATCATGAAGGAGAAGAGGTGACACTGCGCTGGGAGGGTACCTCTGCCGTGTCGGTACAGATTAGTCCGGCTCCTGGAGAAGTTCCTGTTTCTGGGAGCAAAAAGGTGGTCCCTCACTCGCCAACCTTTACGGCCACAGCCAGCGGCTTTGACGGATTTACCCCCTATGCGGCCATGGCCTCTTTGACACTGAAAAAAACTCCCTGGAAATGTGAAGGCACGATAGCTGGCGTCGATTTGTCAAAGGACACCATGAATACTGGCAGGAGAATTTGGGAGTATAAGGGGAAAAGTTATGTATTTTGCAACCGAATTTTGTATGAAAGCGAGGATGTATTACATTGGCAGCAAACGGCGAAATTCGAACTGTATGATGGCATGATCCTCAAAAGCTGCGCAACCACAGTTGTCGGTGATACTTTTTTGGTGCTTGGCATAAAAAACAAGAACTCGACATTTGTTCAGTCGGCAACCTATGATTTTTCCCAAAGGAAATGGCAGATAACTGATGCCTTGCCGGATGGCGACGATACTGGCGGAATACTTTCAGGCATACATGATCAGCCTTATTATGCGCATCCCGAGGGGCCGATGGTTCTGTTTTATACCCCGGAGGAGATGATGGGGGGAAAATGGAATCTGGTTTTTTATCTTAAATACCCTGATGTGGATGCATGCGATATAAGCCCTTTACGGGAATATCTGTATGCAGGTCTGCATGACGGCCGGGAGCATCAGCTTGTGATAAGGCGTATCAAGCCTAAAGACAGGCAGTGGCTTGATGTAGGTCGGCTTGAGGTGGCAGACGATGAGTGGTTTTGCCTGGTCCCGACAAAGGGAAAACTTTTTCTGCTTACAGCAGAACAGATGCTCTGCGTGGATGATTTGGAATCTGTATCACCCTTTCATCCGGAACTGGATAAGGATTATCGCCCATGGACCGGAAGTAAAAACAACATGCCGTTTCTTGTAACAAAGAGCGGCGTTTTATGGTGTTTAAAAAATTATATTAAGGAAGGAAAAGATGAGTTACCCTGATATCACTATTAGCAAAATGTGTCCGCTGATTATACAGGATGCTGATTATTGCAGACAGTATGGCTGTGCCACACTGGAACGTGGAGGACGTATTGAAATCCTTGTGGATTGTTCTTTCGGAATAAAAAAACTGGTAAAGGAAGATGATGGTGAGGTTAATGACAATCCCGATATCATTTTGAAGGGGTTTGACGGGAGTATTGGAAGCCCCGGTCAAAGCGGAGAAGACGGAGGCGCGGGAGCGAAAGCGGAAATCATTATAGACGATCTTCAGAGTTCGCTGAACGTGCATGTTTATGGTGGCGGCAGTGGAGGCCAGGGGGGCCGTGGAGGAGACGGTGGCTCCGGCGGAGACGGGGCTTACGGTGCTGACGGCGGCGATGGCGGAGACGGCGGAGACGGAGCATGCGGCGGGACCGGCGGCAGCGGAGGAGAGCTGATCATAAAATATAAAACGAGCAACGCGAGTAAAATAACTGGAAAGGAATTAAGCTCATGTGGAGGAGAGGCCGGAAGAGCCGGTTCTGGCGGCGCCGGAGGCCATGGGGAACATGACGGACGGACCGGCAGAAAAGGGCGTAAAGGCGAGAACGGTCAGGACGGCGGCAGGGGAAAACTTACTATTATAAAAACAAAAGAGGAGGCATAGTGTATGGATTATCAGGCTGGAAAATATGTATCAAGAGTTCTGGATTTTTCAGATCCGAAAGACGCAAAAAAGGTCCTTGACAAACTTGGGGGCGAGGATTTTTTAAAGAAAGAATATCCAAAGGTATATCAATCGTACCTTAAAACTGTAGCAAAACATAAAAGGGTAAAAAAAACTGAGAAAGAGGCCGCTGACGGGCTTCAAAGCGGGGCCTTTGCGGGAGCAATTTCGATTGCGGCAAGTAATAATAAAGTAAAAAAAAATCAGCTTGATGGAACTGAAGAAGGTCTGATAAGCGGCGCGACATCAGTTCAGGGACATACCGACTGGAGCAGGGCCATCGTTTCAGGGCATATGAAAAACCTGACACAGGACACTATCATTCATACATTTTTCAGAAAACTTTCTAATGAAAATTATTATGAGACCGTTCAGCATCGGGATGTTAAGGATATTGCTTCCTTTGGAGAGCAAAGGATACAGAATTTTATTGAAAGCACAGCTATCCTGAAAGAAGACGGAACCATGGAAAGTCTTGAAGCATATAGCGATGAATTTACAACAAAGGGGAGCGCCTCAGCTGTCGTGTATATGAACCTTAAGGCCCCGAGATCAAATGTGGGAAATAATCCGATTATCATGATGTACGCGAGAAGCCCGGATCACGGAGAAACCGTTGATTATAATTACCCTAATAATAAGATTATCTCGGGAACGGACAGCGTCAAAACAATCTTTCCTGTAAAGGGAACGATAACATTTAGCGACGATTTTAAACCTCTAAGGTATAGTACAAAAAGCTCGAGCCATACACCGGAGCTACAGTACAAAGGAAAAGGCGTCTGCCCCTATAGTTATACCCAGGAACAAATAGCCTCCTGTTTTAGAATATCGGAGGACAATCCGCAGGTAGTGGAATTTGAGCTAAATGAAGACTGGAATCACAACCTTGATATAAGCGACTATACTTCAGCCCATGATGCGGATATTGCGCTTTTGTTTTCGTTCTTTTTCACGGTTCAAATTGCAGGTTTTAAAAAAGAACAGGATGTAGGAATTTGTATTTATTCCACAAACACATTGGAAATGGGGCAACGTTATTATGAGTCGGCAGATGATACGAATCTTTGTTTGCCGTATGTGTATATTAAGTGGGGCTGTTTTTCAAAAGATACCCTGGTTTCCATGGCTGATGGAAGTCTAATGGCTGTCACCGAAATCCAACAGGGAGCTCAGGTAATGAGTGAGAATGGGGAAATACTCACTGTAAGGGATGTAGTCTCTGGTGACGAAGAAGAACTTTACTGTATACGCACAAAAGGACAAAAGCTTATTCGACTAAGCGCTACGCATCCTCTTAAAACAACAGAAGGCCCTGTCCGGGCACAAGATCTAAGGCCTGGAATGGCATTGCTCTGTCAGGATGGTACGGAAGATGAGATTCTTTTTAATTATACGGTGCCTTATAATGACAAGGTATACAGTCTGATCACCGAGGGCAAAGGGCAATGGCTTGCGGCTAACGGAATATGGGCCGGCGATTTTGACAGTCAGAATAATTTTGTGCTGTCTTCCAAAGGTGAGGAACCATTAAGCGCTGAAGTACAGGAACTTACAGAAGAGTTTGACAGGCTGATAGAGCATTTGCAAAAATGAACAATAGTAAAAATGACCAGTATTGGAGCTGTACCGCATATGCCTCCAGGTATGTGTACGAAGATGAAGGGAAAATGCGAAGCGGCATTGAGTTCGAGGCTATAAAAGCGGAAAAGGTTTCCGCCTTTTTGAGACGGGATAGGGAGGCACTGAAACACACTGATGATGAAAATTTTGCTTTTCTCCTTGATCACTATCTGGAACACGGGACGGAAGGGGAGCTCTTCTATGAGAAAAAGCTTGAGCATTTCGGGGACGGGGAGGCCATATATTACATTACCGTCTGGTTTGATGTCCCCGCGGAAGCAAAGCAGTTTGAATTAAACAGCTGGTACCGGATTGAAAAAGGCATCAGTTTTGCCTGCGTCTTGGAGCCTTTTATACCGGTTGATGTACCTGAGCCTTCAACATGCATGATTTCAAAAATAGATCAGGAAGACAGCAGAACGCTTGAGAAACTCTTTGCTATAAAGAATTCTGAAGGAATAGATTCTTCTGCCGACTCTGATGGCGGAATGCTAAAAACAATTTCAGCCGAAGCTCGTTTTTGGGGAGCGGCGTTTTATTATGTCGGTGCTGCCTTATGTGTCGGATTACATTCGGCAAGGCTTTCCAAAGGATTAGATATCTGGGTACCCAATTGCATCGAGGGCTATTTTGATTTCGGATTCAATGATGTAGAAAGAGGTAATGCCCATGTTAGGGCGAATTTTCCCTATGCCGCTGCCAATCTTGAGAACATCAAGGAGGAGCTGCGACAACGTCCTGCCAAAGTTATTATTATCTCCCATTGGCATGCGGATCATATCAGTATTGCCAGACATCTCTTTTTACCAGAGTATAATCCCTTTTGGCAATGGTCCAGATGGTATGTGCCTGAAGAGTCCTCACCTGTGCCTATTCTTATAGCCAGGAAGATCAGGGGAAGTGGAGCGTGTATGACGGTATTAAAGAATGTGTTCCCGGCAGATAATACTGTTTATCAAATAGATAAGAATCCCTATCTGGCTTACGGTAAAATTGATGCCTTTAATCCTGTAAATGAAAGGGGGCGTCCCAGCAAGGATGGACAACATGCTCACCATCACGGAATTTATGCGAAAATCCAACTTGTTGATATAAGCGGAAATTTTTTTAGATCACTGCTTTTAGCAGGAGATTGCACGTATTCGGGGATTCCGATAGCCCAGAAAAAGGTTCACTATCTGCAGGCCTGTCATCATGGCGGTGAATATGCTCTGCCTCCTTCCACTGGAGACAGAAAACAACACCTTCCTGTGCCTGCCGATAAAAACGGCACTGTAATTTATTCGGCAAATGGATCAAGGCATGGACATCCAAATCCTGCCATTATGCAGGAACATGCTGAAAAAGGATGGATAGCCGAGTACAGGACAGATTACTCTGTTATTGACAATGGGGACAGGTCCCATACAGAAGGAAGATGGTCTGTCACGTATGGGGAAGTTCTTTAGTATTCAGCAGAACTCGGCCCATGTCAAAAACAAACGTTTTCCAGCATTGGGTTCTTCGGTTCTGAATCGATAAGCAACCAGCCATCCCATGGTGTTTCTATCCAGAACAAGACAGAGTTCCTGCTTTTTGGAGAATGGCCTTTTTTTGAGCCGGTACCTGTATCTTTTTTGTCTGAGCAGAATGAAACGAATCATGGAATAGCATACAGGCACAATCAGTTCCAGTTTATTCAGGCCAAGATAGTGTACAGGAAAAATCGTGTTTTTAAACTGGTCCGACTGCGATAGTCTGCAATGAAGGCCCTCAACGCTTTTCAGCACCGGGAAAAGTATAAGACGAATCAGGATCTCAATATTATCATCCGGCGGCGCCATCTGCTTATTTTACTGTTATGGCGGTTAATGAAGATTCCACTATCATTTTAAGCGCTTCCGTTGGTTCGGCCCCGGAGGCTTCAATCCTGATATTGAGTTTTCCGCGCTCGGAATAGCTATTTTTCCTTGTTGTGTTCTGGCTAAGGCTGCCTGAAAGACTGAGATCTACAAAAGAACTCAGTACTCCGCCCACGCTGGCGTTCCCTTTAAGGCTTCCGTCTGTCTGCTGAGTCTCATCCTGAAGGGTGGACACATCAAACGTAAACTCGTTAACAACCTTGTTAATATTTAGAAGCGGCGGCTGAACCAGGGCCAGCAACGGGACGGATACCGTGACCTTTTTCGTGGCACCGTTTTCATCTGTAAAATCAAAATCAAGCTTTTGAGGCTCAGTTTCAGCGTATTTCTTGATGGTCTCAAGATTCATCTTTGAAAGTTCGGCATGCGCCTTGGCTGCCGCTATCAGCGGATCTCCTATAAGCTTTGAGAGAGGCAGGGAACGTAAAGCCTTTGTAGTTTTTGAGACATCTTTTGGTACTGGTGATGTATCAGACATTTTCTACTCCTTGATCATCAAGCGGTTCAGCAATACTAAACTCGCTCAGTGCATTAATATATGTTCCC
The window above is part of the Sediminispirochaeta bajacaliforniensis DSM 16054 genome. Proteins encoded here:
- a CDS encoding DUF2589 domain-containing protein, with amino-acid sequence MSDTSPVPKDVSKTTKALRSLPLSKLIGDPLIAAAKAHAELSKMNLETIKKYAETEPQKLDFDFTDENGATKKVTVSVPLLALVQPPLLNINKVVNEFTFDVSTLQDETQQTDGSLKGNASVGGVLSSFVDLSLSGSLSQNTTRKNSYSERGKLNIRIEASGAEPTEALKMIVESSLTAITVK
- a CDS encoding Hint domain-containing protein — its product is MDYQAGKYVSRVLDFSDPKDAKKVLDKLGGEDFLKKEYPKVYQSYLKTVAKHKRVKKTEKEAADGLQSGAFAGAISIAASNNKVKKNQLDGTEEGLISGATSVQGHTDWSRAIVSGHMKNLTQDTIIHTFFRKLSNENYYETVQHRDVKDIASFGEQRIQNFIESTAILKEDGTMESLEAYSDEFTTKGSASAVVYMNLKAPRSNVGNNPIIMMYARSPDHGETVDYNYPNNKIISGTDSVKTIFPVKGTITFSDDFKPLRYSTKSSSHTPELQYKGKGVCPYSYTQEQIASCFRISEDNPQVVEFELNEDWNHNLDISDYTSAHDADIALLFSFFFTVQIAGFKKEQDVGICIYSTNTLEMGQRYYESADDTNLCLPYVYIKWGCFSKDTLVSMADGSLMAVTEIQQGAQVMSENGEILTVRDVVSGDEEELYCIRTKGQKLIRLSATHPLKTTEGPVRAQDLRPGMALLCQDGTEDEILFNYTVPYNDKVYSLITEGKGQWLAANGIWAGDFDSQNNFVLSSKGEEPLSAEVQELTEEFDRLIEHLQK